One window of the Colletotrichum destructivum chromosome 6, complete sequence genome contains the following:
- a CDS encoding Putative O-methyltransferase domain, S-adenosyl-L-methionine-dependent methyltransferase superfamily — MSADLEDEGKGAAKFFLQEIRGINSQSFENDGDRMKALLEVYALMARLESPWETLVRLCMIQPALGAALKICKDLQLFEKWSKKGAVAMTSEQLAGVVGGSCESGLLYRLLRLLASNHLIEETSMGSFKQTHFSSAITTPVFDGLIHSFNDVNLPLFAKMADFFAETGYKNPQDSEQTVFQYAHGWNGNLWSYYEAHPEKQQQFNVIQQTISAQQPAWTDIFPVHTLLEVDPGLPLLVDVGGSTGHDLLKFYKAHPETASLLYLEDLESVIQSAELPESINKIAYDFFSPQPVMGARAYFMHSILHDWSDESARTILTMQRNAMKPGFSKLLIHDHVVPESLAHPQATAFDFQMMAMVAGQERSEGHWRALLESVGLRVVRIWTLESAVHSIIEAEATI; from the exons ATGTCAGCAGATCTTGAAGATGAGGGGAAAGGCGCAGCAAAGTTTTTCCTTCAAGAAATACGCGGTATAAATTCTCAGTCGTTTGAGAACGATGGAGACCGAATGAAAGCTCTACTGGAGGTATACGCGTTGATGGCACGACTGGAATCGCCATGGGAAACGTTAGTGAGGCTGTGCATGATCCAG CCTGCGCTTGGGGCTGCTCTGAAAATTTGCAAGGACTTACAGCTATTTGAGAAATGGTCAAAAAAAGGCGCAGTAGCCATGACGAGTGAACAACTCGCAGGAGTCGTTGGGGGATCTTGCGAGTCGGGCCTGCTTT ACCGACTGTTGCGCCTTCTGGCCTCGAATCATCTGATCGAGGAGACCTCCATGGGATCCTTCAAACAGACGCATTTCAGTTCAGCGATCACCACGCCAGTTTTCGATGGACTGATTCACAGCTT CAACGATGTGAACCTCCCTCTTTTTGCTAAGATGGCAGATTTCTTTGCGGAGACTGGGTACAAGAACCCACAAGACTCAGAGCAGACGGTTTTTCAGTATGCTCACGGATGGAACGGCAACCTTTGGTCATACTACGAGGCACACCCagagaagcagcagcagttcAACGTCATACAACAGACAATATCTGCACAACAGCCTGCATGGACAGATATATTCCCTGTTCATACCCTGCTCGAAGTAGACCCCGGTCTTCCATTGCTTGTGGATGTGGGTGGAAGTACCGGCCACGATCTTCTCAAATTCTACAAGGCACATCCGGAGACAGCCTCACTCTTATACCTCGAGGACCTAGAGTCAGTGATTCAAAGCGCTGAACTGCCAGAGAGCATCAACAAAATTGCTTACGACTTCTTCAGTCCGCAACCGGTAATGG GTGCCCGAGCGTACTTCATGCACTCCATCCTACACGACTGGTCTGATGAATCAGCCCGAACGATTCTTACGATGCAGAGAAATGCTATGAAACCAGGCTTCAGCAAGCTTCTTATACATGACCATGTTGTGCCAGAAAGCCTTGCTCATCCACAAGCCACCGCATTCGATTTCCAGATGATGGCAATGGTGGCTGGCCAGGAGCGGTCGGAAGGGCACTGGCGAGCCTTGCTTGAGTCGGTCGGTCTACGGGTTGTCCGGATCTGGACCCTGGAATCTGCAGTCCACAGTATCATAGAGGCTGAAGCTACGATCTAG